Proteins from one Monodelphis domestica isolate mMonDom1 chromosome 6, mMonDom1.pri, whole genome shotgun sequence genomic window:
- the DCTN1 gene encoding dynactin subunit 1 isoform X26: MMRQAPTTRKTTTRRPKPARPTSSGASGAGGPAGPSGSASASASTGEMSSSEPSTPAQTPLAAPIIPTPSLTSPGAAPPLPSPSKEEEGLRVQVRDLEEKLETLRLKRAEDKAKLKELEKHKIQLEQVQEWKSKMQEQQADLQRKLKEARKEAKDALEAKERYMEEMADTADAIEMATLDKEMAEERAESLQQEVEALKERLEELTTDLEILKAEIEEKGSDGAASSYQLKQLEEQNARLKDALVRMRDLSASEKQEHIKLQKLMEKKNVELEAVRQQRERLQEELGQAERTIDELKEQVDAALGAEEMVETLTDRNLNLEEKVRELRETVGDLEAMNEMNDELQENARETELELREQLDMAGARVREAQKRVEAAQETVADYQQTIKKYRQLTAHLQDVNRELTNQQEASVERQQQPPPETFDFKIKFAETKAHAKAIEMELRQMEVAQANRHVSLLTAFMPDSFLRPGGDHDCVLVLLLIPRLVCKAELIRKQAQEKFDLSENCAERPGLRGAPGEQLSFAAGLVYSLSLLQATLHRYEHALAQCSVDVYKKVGSLYPEMSAHERSLDFLIELLHKDQLDETVNVEPLTKAIKYYQHLYSIHLTEQPEDCTVQLADHIKFTQSALDCMAVEVGRLHAFLQGGQEASDLSLLLRDLETSCSDIRQFCKKIRRRMPGTDAPGIPAALGFGPQVSDTLLDCRKHLTWVVAVLQEVAAAAAQLIAPLAENEGLPSGTLEELAFKAGEQIYGSPSSSPYECLRQSCSVLIATMNKLATAMQEGEYDAERPPSKPPPSELRAAALRAEITDAEGLGLKLEDRETVIKELKKSLKIKGEELSEASVRLSLLEKKLDSAAKDADERTEKVQSRLEETQALLKKKEKEFEETMDALQADIDQLEAEKLELKQRLSSQSKRTMEGLRGAPPSGIATLVSGITGGGASGQPLVNVPGPGPVKDSPLLLQQISAMRLHISQLQHENSTLKGAQMKAALAALPPLRVAKLTPTTREGPNSELAAGALYRKTSQLLDTLHQLSTRTHVIDITKSSPAAKSPGAQLLDQLAQLQSLSDTIDKLQDEVMKETVSQRPGATVPTDFATFPSSAFLRAKEEKREDTVYVGKVTFPCTAGLGQRHRLVLTHEQLHRLHGRLIS; encoded by the exons GAAGAGGAAGGGCTGAGGGTCCAGGTGCGTGACTTGGAGGAAAAGCTAGAGACTCTCAGGCTGAAACGTGCAGAAGACAAGGCTAAACTAAAAGAACTTGAGAAGCACAAGATCCAGCTGGAGCAGGTGCAGGAATGGAAGAGCAAGATGCAAGAGCAGCAGGCCGACCTGCAGCGGAAACTCAAGGAAGCACGGAAG GAAGCAAAAGATGCTTTGGAGGCAAAAGAACGCTACATGGAGGAGATGGCTGACACGGCTGATGCTATAGAAATGGCCACTCTGGACAAGGAGATGGCCGAGGAGCGGGCAGAGTCCTTGCAGCAGGAGGTGGAGGCTTTGAAGGAGCGTTTGGAAGAGCTTACCACTGACCTAGAGATCCTCAAGGCTGAAATCGAGGAGAAGG GTTCTGATGGAGCTGCATCTAGTTACCAGCTCAAGCAGCTAGAGGAACAGAATGCCCGGCTCAAGGATGCTTTGGTGAG AATGCGAGACCTATCGGCCTCCGAGAAGCAGGAGCACATCAAACTTCAGAAGCTCatggagaagaaaaatgtagAGCTGGAAGCAGTAAGGCAGCAGCGTGAACGCCTTCAGGAGGAGCTGGGCCAGGCGGAGCGAACCATCGATGAGCTTAAGGAGCAG GTGGATGCAGCCTTGGGAGCAGAAGAAATGGTGGAGACACTGACGGACAGGAACCTGAACCTGGAGGAAAAAGTTCGGGAGTTGCGGGAGACTGTAGGAGACCTg GAAGCTATGAATGAGATGAATGATGAGCTACAGGAGAATGCCCGGGAGACAGAGCTTGAGCTTCGGGAGCAGCTGGACATGGCAGGGGCTCGAGTGAGAGAGGCCCAGAAGCGTGTAGAGGCTGCTCAGGAGACAGTTGCTGACTACCAGCAGACTATAAAGAAATACCGACAGCTGACTGCCCATCTGCAG GATGTGAATAGAGAACTGACAAACCAGCAGGAAGCCTCAGTGGAGAGGCAGCAGCAGCCACCTCCTGAGACCTTTGACTTCAAGATTAAGTTCGCTGAGACCAAGGCCCATGCCAAG GCTATTGAGATGGAGCTGAGGCAAATGGAAGTGGCCCAGGCCAATAGACACGTGTCTTTGCTTACGGCCTTCATGCCTGACAGCTTCCTTCGGCCTGGTGGAGATCACGATTGTGTCCTTGTTTTGCTGCTCATCCCCCGCCTTGTTTGTAAG GCAGAGCTAATAAGAAAGCAGGCCCAGGAGAAGTTTGATCTGAGTGAGAACTGTGCAGAACGACCAGGGCTTCGAGGGGCTCCTGGGGAGCAGCTCAGTtttgctgctggcctggtgtatTCACTGAGTCTCCTGCAGGCCACACTCCATCGATATGAGCA TGCCCTGGCCCAGTGCAGTGTGGATGTCTACAAGAAGGTTGGGAGTCTCTACCCGGAGATGAGTGCTCACGAGCGTTCTTTGGATTTCCTCATTGAGCTGCTGCACAAGGACCAGTTAGATGAGACGGTCAATGTAGAGCCTCTCACCAAGGCCATCAAATACTACCAG CACCTGTATAGCATCCATCTTACTGAGCAACCTGAGGACTGTACAGTGCAGCTGGCTGACCATATCAAG TTCACCCAGAGTGCACTAGACTGCATGGCTGTGGAGGTGGGAAGGCTTCATGCCTTTCTGCAG GGTGGGCAGGAGGCCTCAGACTTGTCCCTCCTTCTCCGGGACCTGGAAACATCCTGTAGTGACATCCGACAGTTCTGTAAGAAGATCCGAAGACGGATGCCAGGGACAGATGCTCCTGGAATCCCAGCTGCTCTGGGTTTTGGACCTCAG GTGTCAGATACTCTTCTGGACTGTCGAAAGCACCTGACCTGGGTGGTGGCTGTGCTACAGGAAGTGGCTGCTGCTGCCGCACAGCTCATTGCCCCTCTGGCTGAGAATGAGGGCCTACCCTCTGGTACCTTGGAAGAACTGGCCTTCAAGGCAGGCGAGCAG ATCTATGGGTCCCCATCCAGCAGCCCCTATGAGTGCCTTCGACAGTCATGTAGTGTCCTCATTGCCACCATGAACAAGCTGGCCACGGCCATGCAGGAAGGAGAATATGATGCAGAGAGACCTCCAAGCAAG CCTCCTCCCTCTGAACTTCGGGCTGCAGCCCTTCGTGCAGAGATCACTGATGCGGAGGGGCTGGGGCTGAAGCTGGAGGATCGGGAGACTGTCATTAAGGAACTGAAGAAGTCCCTGAAGATCAAG GGAGAAGAGCTGAGTGAGGCCAGTGTGCGCCTGAGCCTCCTGGAGAAGAAGCTAGACAGTGCCGCCAAGGATGCAGATGAACGGACTGAAAAAGTGCAAAGCCGGCTGGAGGAAACCCAGGCCCTgctgaagaagaaggagaa AGAGTTTGAGGAGACGATGGATGCCCTCCAGGCAGACATTGACCAGTTGGAGGCAGAGAAACTGGAGCTGAAACAGCGACTGAGCAGCCAGTCCAAAAGGACGATGGAGGGGCTGAGAGGAGCGCCTCCCTCGGGCATCGCCACCCTTGTCTCTGGCATCACTGGTG GGGGGGCTTCAGGGCAGCCTCTGGTTAATGTCCCAGGCCCTGGACCAGTGAAGGATTCTCCGCTGCTGCTCCAGCAGATTTCAGCCATGAGGCTGCACATCTCCCAGCTCCAACACGAGAACAGCACACTCAAG GGAGCCCAGATGAAGGCAGCCCTGGCAGCCTTGCCTCCTCTGCGTGTAGCCAAGCTGACACCCACCACACGGGAGGGCCCCAATAGTGAACTAGCAGCTGGAGCTTTGTACCGGAAAACTAGCCAACTGCTGGACACGCTTCATCAGCTCAGCACCCGCACCCATGTGATAGACATCACAAAGTCCAGCCCTG CTGCAAAGAGCCCTGGGGCCCAGCTTCTGGATCAGCTTGCCCAGCTCCAATCTCTGAGTGACACCATCGACAAACTGCAG GACGAGGTGATGAAGGAGACTGTCTCTCAGCGCCCAGGAGCCACTGTCCCCACTGACTTTGCCACTTTCCCTTCATCAGCCTTCCTTCGG GCCAAGGAAGAGAAACGAGAGGACACTGTATATGTGGGCAAAGTGACCTTCCCCTGCACGGCTGGCCTTGGGCAGCGGCACCGGCTGGTGCTGACCCATGAACAGCTGCACCGGCTCCATGGCCGCCTCATCTCCTAG